A DNA window from Ctenopharyngodon idella isolate HZGC_01 chromosome 10, HZGC01, whole genome shotgun sequence contains the following coding sequences:
- the ppwd1 gene encoding peptidylprolyl isomerase domain and WD repeat-containing protein 1: protein MASDVSRDGSENKRKLDEDEDEGEGEWVGPLPNEATQTKKKKVLEYERLYLDNLPSASMYERSYMHRDVITHIVCSKTDFIITASQDGHVKFWKKKEDEGIEFVKHFRSHLGVIECISVSAEGALFCSVGDDQAMKVFDVVNFDMINMLKLGFHPGQCEWIYNPGDAISTVACSEKSTGKIFVYDGRGSNQPLHTFEKMHTAPLSQIRLNPKYRVIVSADKSGMLEYWTGLPSEFKFPRQVDWEFKTDTDLYEFAKSRTYPTSLVFSQDGKKMATIAVDRKVRIFRFLTGKLMRVFDESLTMFTELQQMRQQLPDMEFGRRMAVERELEKVDGIRLTNVIFDETGHFVLYGTMLGIKVINVETNRCVRILGKLENIRVVQLSLFQGVAKAMQAAPTIEMKASDNPALQSSDPDPTIFCTAFKKNRFYMFTKREPEDTKSADSDRDIFNEKPSKEEVMAATQAEGPKRVSDSAIIHTTMGDIHIKLFPVECPKTVENFCVHSRNSYYNGHIFHRVIKGFMIQTGDPTGTGMGGESIWGGEFEDEFHATLRHDRPYTLSMANAGPGTNGSQFFITVVPTPWLDNKHTVFGRTTKGMEVVQRISNLKVNPKTDKPYEDISIINITVK, encoded by the exons ATGGCGTCTGACGTGAGCCGTGATGGTTCTGAAAATAAACGCAAACTAGacgaagatgaagatgaaggtGAAGGGGAATGGGTTGGGCCTCTGCCCAATGAggcaacacaaacaaaaaagaaaaaag TTCTTGAGTATGAAAGATTGTACCTGGACAATTTACCCTCTGCCTCCATGTATGAAAGAAGTTACATGCATAGAGATGTTATAACACACATTGTTTGCTCCAA AACAGATTTTATCATAACAGCAAGTCAAGATGGGCATGTGAAATTCTGGAAGAAGAAGGAAGATGAGGGCATAGAGTTTGTCAAGCACTTCCGCAGCCATTTGG GTGTGATCGAGTGTATTTCTGTGAGTGCGGAGGGTGCGCTTTTCTGCTCTGTGGGTGATGATCAGGCGATGAAAGTTTTTGATGTCGTCAACTTTGACATGATCAACATGCTCAAACTCGG cttcCACCCAGGCCAGTGCGAATGGATATATAATCCAGGTGATGCCATCTCCACAGTAGCCTGCTCTGAGAAATCCACAGGCAAGATTTTTGTATACGACGGACGTGGAAGTAATCAACCCCTGCACACGTTTGAAAAGATGCACACCGCGCCACTGTCTCAGATCCGTCTGAATCCGAAATATCGCGTCATAGTGTCGGCTGATAAATCGGGAATGTTAGAATACTGGACGGGGCTCCCGAGCGAATTCAAATTTCCACGGCAAGTGGATTGGGAGTTCAAGACAGACACAGACTTGTACGAGTTTGCCAAAAGCAGAACATATCCCACCAGCCTGGTGTTCTCCCAAGATGGAAAGAAAATGGCCACCATCGCCGTTGACCGCAAAGTGAGGATTTTCCGTTTCCTCACTGGGAAGCTGATGAGGGTGTTTGACGAATCATTAACC ATGTTCACGGAGCTCCAGCAGATGAGGCAGCAGTTGCCCGATATGGAGTTTGGCCGCAGAATGGCGGTGGAGCGAGAGCTGGAGAAGGTGGACGGCATCCGACTGACCAACGTCATCTTCGATGAGACTGGGCACTTTGTGCTTTATGGTACCATGCTGGGCATTAAAGTCATAAATGTGGAGACTAACAG GTGTGTGCGGATCCTGGGCAAACTGGAGAACATTCGTGTGGTGCAGTTGAGTCTGTTTCAGGGAGTAGCCAAGGCCATGCAGGCAGCACCAACTATTGAGATGAAGGCCTCCGACAACCCAGCGCTGCAGAGCTCTGATCCAGACCCCACCATCTTCTGCACCGCCTTCAAGAAGAACCGCTTCTACATG tTTACAAAGAGAGAGCCGGAGGACACCAAGAGTGCTGATTCTGACCGTGATATCTTTAATGAGAAGCCATCTAAAGAGGAAGTGATGGCAGCCACACAGGCAGAAGGGCCAAAAAGAGTGTCAGACAGTGCCATTATTCACACCACAATGGGCGACATTCACATCAAACTCTTTCCTGTGga GTGCCCCAAAACAGTGGAGAACTTCTGCGTCCACAGCAGGAACAGTTATTACAACGGCCACATATTCCATCGCGTCATCAAG GGCTTCATGATCCAGACGGGAGATCCGACGGGCACGGGTATGGGTGGAGAAAGCATCTGGGGTGGGGAGTTTGAGGACGAGTTCCATGCCACGCTGAGGCATGACAGACCCTACACCCTCAGCATGGCCAACGCAGGACCAGGAACCAATGGGTCGCAGTTTTTCATCACTGTTGTCCCAACT